From Pseudomonas putida, one genomic window encodes:
- the relA gene encoding GTP diphosphokinase — protein sequence MVQVRVHQPVNTDGSINLEAWLDHVVSVDSALDRVALEEACEFAQEIEKKGNPAKHSWADGTSSFQAGLEIAEILADLKLDQDSLVAAVIYRSVREGKVTLAEVGQRFGPVVSKLIDGVLRMAAISASLSPRQSLVLGSQAQVENLRKMLVAMVDDVRVALIKLAERTCAIRAVKSADDEKRLRVAREVFDIYAPLAHRLGIGHIKWELEDLSFRYLEPDQYKQIAKLLHERRLDRERFISDVMNQLQNELLATGVNADISGRAKHIYSIWRKMQRKGLEFSQIYDVRAVRVLVPEVRDCYTALGIVHTLWRHIPKEFDDYIANPKENGYRSLHTAVIGPEGKVLEVQIRTHGMHEEAELGVCAHWRYKGTDVKPSSNHYEEKISWLRQVLEWHEELGDIGGLAEQLRVDIEPDRVYVFTPDGHAIDLPKGATPLDFAYRVHTEIGHNCRGAKINGRIVPLNYSLQTGEQVEIITSKHGNPSRDWLNSNLGYVTTSRARAKIVHWFKLQARDQNVAAGKTLLERELSRLGLPQVDFERLAEKTNVKTAEDMFASLGAGDLRLAHLVNAAQQLLEPERIEQIELVPRKPSGPRNGKRGDIQIQGVGNLLTQMAGCCQPLPGDAIVGYITQGRGVSIHRQDCASVLQLAGREPERMIQVSWGPIPVQTYPVDIVIRAYDRPGLLRDVSQVLLNEKINVLAVNTRSNKEDNTALMSLTIEIPGLDALGRLLGRISQLPNIIETRRNRTP from the coding sequence ATGGTACAGGTGAGAGTGCACCAGCCGGTCAATACGGACGGCAGTATCAATCTCGAAGCATGGCTGGATCATGTGGTGAGCGTCGATTCGGCATTGGATCGCGTGGCACTCGAAGAGGCCTGCGAGTTCGCCCAGGAAATCGAGAAAAAGGGCAACCCTGCCAAGCATTCCTGGGCCGATGGAACCTCCAGTTTCCAGGCTGGCCTGGAAATCGCCGAAATCCTCGCCGACCTCAAGCTCGACCAGGATTCGCTGGTGGCGGCGGTGATCTACCGCTCCGTGCGTGAGGGTAAGGTGACCCTGGCCGAAGTCGGGCAGCGTTTCGGCCCTGTGGTGTCCAAGCTGATCGACGGCGTGCTGCGCATGGCCGCCATCAGTGCCAGCCTCAGCCCGCGCCAGTCGCTGGTGCTGGGCTCGCAGGCGCAGGTCGAGAACCTGCGCAAGATGTTGGTGGCGATGGTCGACGATGTGCGCGTGGCGCTGATCAAGCTGGCCGAGCGCACCTGCGCGATCCGTGCGGTGAAGTCCGCCGATGACGAGAAGCGTCTGCGTGTGGCGCGGGAGGTCTTCGACATCTATGCGCCGCTGGCCCATCGGCTTGGCATCGGCCACATCAAGTGGGAGCTGGAAGACCTGTCCTTCCGCTACCTGGAGCCCGATCAGTACAAGCAGATCGCCAAGCTGTTGCACGAGCGCCGGCTGGACCGTGAGCGCTTCATCAGTGACGTGATGAACCAGCTGCAGAATGAGCTGCTGGCCACCGGCGTCAACGCCGATATCAGTGGGCGGGCGAAACACATCTACTCGATCTGGCGCAAGATGCAGCGCAAAGGCCTGGAATTCAGCCAGATCTACGACGTGCGTGCGGTGCGCGTGCTGGTACCGGAAGTGCGCGACTGCTATACGGCGCTCGGTATCGTCCACACCTTGTGGCGGCACATTCCCAAAGAGTTTGACGACTACATCGCCAACCCCAAGGAGAACGGCTACCGTTCGCTTCACACCGCCGTGATCGGCCCCGAGGGCAAGGTGCTGGAAGTGCAGATCCGTACCCACGGCATGCACGAAGAGGCTGAACTTGGCGTTTGCGCCCACTGGCGTTACAAGGGCACCGACGTCAAGCCCAGCTCCAATCACTACGAAGAGAAGATCTCCTGGCTGCGCCAGGTGCTCGAATGGCATGAGGAACTGGGCGACATCGGTGGCCTGGCCGAGCAGTTGCGGGTCGATATCGAACCGGACCGGGTCTACGTATTCACCCCCGACGGCCATGCCATCGACCTGCCCAAGGGCGCCACGCCGCTCGACTTCGCCTATCGCGTGCACACCGAGATCGGCCACAACTGCCGTGGCGCCAAGATCAACGGGCGTATCGTGCCGCTCAACTACAGCCTGCAGACCGGCGAGCAGGTGGAGATCATCACCAGCAAGCACGGCAACCCGAGCCGGGACTGGCTGAACTCCAACCTGGGGTACGTCACCACTTCACGGGCCCGGGCCAAGATCGTCCACTGGTTCAAGCTGCAGGCCCGCGATCAGAACGTCGCCGCAGGCAAGACCTTGCTCGAGCGCGAGCTCAGCCGCCTGGGCCTGCCGCAGGTAGACTTCGAACGCCTGGCCGAGAAGACCAACGTCAAGACCGCCGAGGACATGTTCGCCTCGCTCGGTGCCGGTGACCTGCGCCTGGCTCACCTGGTCAACGCTGCTCAGCAACTGCTCGAGCCCGAGCGTATCGAGCAGATCGAACTGGTGCCGCGCAAGCCTAGCGGCCCGCGCAATGGCAAGCGTGGCGACATCCAGATCCAGGGCGTCGGCAACCTGCTCACGCAGATGGCCGGCTGCTGCCAGCCGCTGCCGGGCGATGCCATTGTCGGCTACATCACCCAGGGCCGCGGGGTGAGCATTCACCGCCAGGACTGTGCCTCGGTGCTGCAACTGGCAGGGCGTGAGCCGGAGCGGATGATTCAGGTCAGCTGGGGGCCGATACCGGTGCAGACCTACCCGGTCGATATCGTTATCCGTGCCTACGACCGCCCAGGGTTGCTGCGCGATGTGTCGCAGGTGCTGCTCAACGAGAAGATCAACGTGCTGGCAGTCAACACCCGCTCGAACAAGGAAGACAACACCGCGCTGATGTCGCTGACCATCGAGATCCCGGGCCTGGATGCGCTGGGGCGTCTGCTGGGCAGGATTTCGCAGTTGCCGAACATCATCGAGACGCGGCGTAACCGTACCCCTTGA
- a CDS encoding response regulator, producing MLDRLGIRSRVLLLALLPASLMALVLGSYFTWLQQDQLRTQLLQRGKMIAEQLAPLAAPAMARQAPAQLERIAAQTLEQADVRAVAFLAPDRTRLAHAGPSMINQAPSGGTGTQLLERSGNDATRYLMPVFGHHRDLATEAVPAEAERLLGWVEIELSHDGTLLRGYRNLFTSMLLILACLVLSGLLAMRMSRTINDPIARIKHAVNQLKDGHLEERLPAMGSHELDELARGINRMAETLHSAHEELQHSIDQATEDVRQNLETIEIQNIELDMARKEALEASRIKSEFLANMSHEIRTPLNGILGFTHLLQKSELTPRQLDYLNTIEKSADNLLGIINEILDFSKIEAGKLVLDSIPFNLRDLVQDTLTILAPAAHAKQLELLSLIYRDTPSSLVGDPLRLKQILTNLVSNAIKFTREGTIVVRAMLEDEQQDSAQLRISVQDTGIGLSPQDVRTLFQAFSQADNSLARQPGGTGLGLVISKRLIEQMGGEIGVDSTPGEGSQFWISLSLPKAHDDSETQASQPLLGRRAAIVDGHDLARQALEHQLQDCGLSVSLFASYEQLLQGVQAGFQAGMPFEFAVLGANLGTLTPEQLGQYHQQLERYHCHCVVLCPTTEQALYHPHLPNGHGQLLSKPTCTRKLRRLLLELLQPRRTRGELAAPTRGQRQPKILCVDDNAANLLLVQTLLEDLGADVLALDNGHAAVQAVQSEHFDLVLMDVQMPGMDGRACTEQIRLWENTQSGSPLPIVALTAHAMANEKRALLHSGMDDYLTKPISERQLAQVVMKWTGLSLGVGPLERLEEQQAEGQDLPVLDPDEGLRLAAGKPDLAADMLTMLLASLASDREAIRAAREADDHGVLIEQVHRLNGASRYCGVPQLRAACQRSETLLKQEHPQAQQALDELDGAIVRLAEQARQNA from the coding sequence GTGCTCGATCGTTTGGGAATCAGAAGCCGGGTACTGCTGCTGGCACTGCTGCCTGCCAGCTTGATGGCTCTGGTGCTGGGCAGCTATTTCACGTGGCTGCAGCAAGACCAGTTGCGCACCCAACTGCTGCAACGCGGCAAGATGATTGCCGAACAACTGGCACCGTTGGCCGCGCCCGCCATGGCCCGGCAGGCGCCTGCGCAACTGGAGCGGATCGCTGCGCAAACGCTGGAGCAGGCCGATGTGCGTGCAGTGGCCTTCCTCGCCCCGGACCGCACCCGTCTGGCCCACGCTGGCCCCAGCATGATCAACCAGGCGCCCAGCGGCGGCACGGGTACTCAACTGTTGGAGCGCAGCGGCAACGATGCCACCCGCTACCTGATGCCGGTGTTCGGCCACCACCGCGACCTGGCCACCGAAGCCGTCCCGGCCGAAGCCGAGCGCCTGCTGGGTTGGGTCGAGATCGAACTGTCGCACGACGGTACGCTGCTGCGCGGCTACCGCAACCTGTTCACCAGCATGCTGCTGATACTCGCGTGCCTGGTGCTCAGCGGCCTGCTGGCAATGCGCATGAGCCGCACCATCAATGACCCGATCGCGCGCATCAAGCATGCCGTCAACCAGCTCAAAGACGGCCACCTGGAAGAACGTCTGCCCGCCATGGGCAGCCACGAGCTGGACGAACTGGCCAGGGGCATCAACCGCATGGCAGAAACCCTGCACAGCGCCCATGAAGAACTGCAGCACAGCATCGATCAGGCCACCGAGGATGTGCGCCAGAACCTGGAAACCATCGAAATCCAGAACATCGAGCTGGACATGGCGCGCAAGGAGGCCCTGGAGGCGAGCCGCATCAAATCGGAATTCCTGGCCAACATGAGCCACGAAATCCGCACGCCGCTCAACGGTATTCTCGGCTTCACCCACCTGTTGCAGAAAAGCGAGCTGACCCCGCGCCAGCTGGACTACCTGAACACCATCGAGAAATCGGCCGACAACCTGTTGGGGATCATCAACGAGATCCTCGACTTTTCCAAAATCGAGGCCGGCAAGCTGGTGCTCGACAGCATCCCTTTCAACCTGCGCGACCTGGTCCAGGACACCCTCACCATCCTGGCGCCCGCCGCCCACGCCAAGCAGCTGGAGTTGCTCAGCCTGATCTACCGCGACACACCGTCATCGCTGGTTGGCGACCCGCTGCGGCTCAAGCAGATCCTCACCAACCTGGTGAGCAACGCCATCAAATTCACCCGCGAGGGCACCATCGTCGTGCGGGCAATGCTCGAGGACGAGCAACAAGACAGCGCGCAACTGCGCATCAGCGTGCAGGACACCGGTATCGGCCTGTCACCGCAGGATGTGCGCACGTTGTTTCAGGCGTTCAGCCAGGCCGACAATTCGCTGGCCCGCCAGCCGGGCGGCACCGGCCTTGGGCTGGTGATTTCCAAGCGCCTGATCGAGCAGATGGGCGGCGAGATCGGGGTCGACAGCACCCCAGGGGAGGGTTCGCAATTCTGGATCAGCCTGAGCCTGCCCAAGGCCCACGACGACAGCGAGACGCAGGCGTCGCAGCCGCTGCTGGGGCGTCGCGCGGCGATCGTCGACGGGCATGACCTGGCACGCCAGGCCCTGGAGCATCAGTTGCAGGACTGCGGCTTGAGCGTAAGCCTGTTCGCCTCGTATGAACAACTGCTGCAGGGGGTTCAGGCGGGCTTCCAGGCCGGCATGCCCTTCGAGTTCGCAGTGCTGGGTGCCAACCTGGGCACTCTCACGCCCGAACAGCTGGGCCAATACCACCAGCAACTGGAGCGCTACCACTGCCATTGCGTGGTGCTTTGCCCGACCACCGAGCAAGCGCTGTACCACCCTCACCTGCCTAATGGCCATGGCCAACTGCTGTCCAAGCCGACCTGCACGCGCAAGCTGCGCCGCCTGCTGCTGGAGCTGCTGCAACCGCGCCGTACGCGGGGCGAACTGGCCGCGCCAACGCGCGGCCAGCGCCAGCCGAAAATCCTCTGTGTCGACGACAATGCGGCCAACCTGCTGTTGGTACAAACCCTGCTGGAAGACCTCGGCGCCGATGTGCTGGCGCTCGACAACGGCCATGCTGCGGTCCAGGCGGTACAGAGCGAACACTTCGACCTGGTGCTGATGGACGTGCAGATGCCAGGCATGGATGGCCGTGCCTGCACCGAGCAGATCCGCTTGTGGGAAAACACCCAGAGCGGCAGCCCGCTGCCGATCGTCGCCCTCACTGCCCACGCCATGGCCAACGAGAAACGGGCACTGCTGCACAGCGGCATGGACGACTACCTGACCAAACCGATCAGCGAGCGCCAGCTGGCCCAGGTGGTGATGAAATGGACCGGCCTGAGCCTGGGTGTCGGGCCATTGGAGCGCCTGGAGGAACAGCAGGCCGAGGGCCAGGATCTACCGGTGCTCGACCCTGACGAAGGCTTGCGCCTCGCGGCAGGCAAGCCGGATCTGGCGGCAGACATGCTGACCATGTTGCTGGCGTCGCTGGCGTCGGACCGTGAAGCCATTCGTGCTGCACGGGAGGCGGACGATCATGGTGTGCTGATCGAGCAGGTGCATCGGCTCAACGGTGCCTCGCGCTATTGCGGCGTGCCGCAGTTGCGTGCCGCCTGCCAGCGCAGCGAGACCTTGCTGAAACAGGAGCATCCGCAAGCGCAGCAGGCGCTCGACGAGCTGGATGGCGCAATTGTCCGGCTGGCGGAGCAGGCCCGCCAGAACGCCTGA
- a CDS encoding 2-hydroxyacid dehydrogenase, translating to MRALLFSSQHYDQESFTQAACDSAVELHFQPARLTLDTAALAQGFEVVCAFINDELDAQVLQRLAAGGTRLIALRSAGYNHVDLAAAQRLGLAVVRVPAYSPHAVAEHAVALILALNRRLHRAYNRTREGDFTLHGLTGFDLHGKAVGVVGTGQIGAAFAQIMAGFGCQLLAYDPSPNPQLLALGARYVELPELLREARIISLHCPLTEHTRHLINPQSLAQLQPGAMLINTGRGALVDTPALIEALKSGQLGYLGLDVYEEEAQLFFEDRSDLPLQDDVLARLLTFPNVIVTAHQAFLTREALDAIAATTLENINRWAAGNAQNLVTG from the coding sequence ATGCGCGCTCTTTTGTTCAGCAGCCAGCACTACGACCAGGAAAGCTTCACCCAGGCCGCTTGTGATAGCGCTGTGGAGCTGCATTTCCAGCCCGCCCGCCTGACCCTCGACACAGCCGCCCTGGCTCAGGGCTTCGAGGTGGTGTGCGCATTCATCAACGATGAGCTCGACGCCCAGGTATTGCAACGCCTGGCGGCTGGCGGTACGCGCCTGATCGCCCTGCGCTCGGCCGGCTACAACCATGTCGACCTGGCTGCCGCCCAAAGGCTCGGCCTGGCGGTGGTGCGCGTACCCGCGTACTCACCGCACGCCGTGGCCGAGCATGCCGTGGCGCTTATCCTGGCCCTCAACCGACGCCTGCACCGGGCCTACAACCGCACCCGCGAGGGTGACTTCACCCTGCATGGCCTGACCGGCTTCGACCTGCACGGCAAGGCCGTCGGCGTGGTCGGTACCGGCCAGATCGGCGCCGCCTTCGCCCAGATCATGGCAGGCTTCGGATGCCAGTTGCTGGCTTATGACCCCTCCCCCAACCCCCAACTGCTGGCGCTTGGGGCGCGCTACGTCGAGCTGCCAGAACTGCTGCGCGAGGCGCGGATCATCAGCCTGCACTGCCCGCTCACCGAACACACCCGGCACCTGATCAACCCGCAAAGCCTGGCCCAGCTGCAGCCCGGCGCCATGCTGATCAACACCGGCCGTGGTGCGCTGGTCGACACCCCGGCCCTGATCGAGGCCTTGAAAAGCGGCCAGCTCGGGTACCTGGGGCTGGATGTGTATGAAGAAGAAGCCCAGCTGTTTTTCGAGGACCGTTCTGACCTGCCGCTGCAGGATGATGTGCTGGCGCGGCTGCTGACGTTCCCCAATGTGATCGTCACCGCGCACCAGGCGTTTCTGACCCGCGAAGCGCTGGATGCCATTGCCGCGACCACGCTGGAAAACATCAACCGCTGGGCGGCGGGTAATGCGCAGAATCTGGTCACAGGTTGA
- the cysM gene encoding cysteine synthase CysM — protein sequence MTLQYPTIADCVGNTPLVRLQRIAGETSNTLLLKLEGNNPAGSVKDRPALSMIARAELRGQIKPGDTLIEATSGNTGIALAMAAAIKGYKMILIMPDNSTAERKAAMTAYGAELILVTKEEGMEGARDLAEKLQAEGRGLVLDQFANGDNPIAHYNSTGPEIWQQTQGTITHFVSSMGTTGTIMGCSQYLKEQNPAVQIVGLQPMEGSAIPGIRRWPEQYLPKIFDATRVDRVMDMSQQEAEDTMRRLAREEGIFCGVSSGGAVAAMLRLSQEVENAVMVAIICDRGDRYLSTGLFDPS from the coding sequence ATGACCTTGCAGTACCCAACCATCGCCGATTGCGTCGGCAATACGCCCCTGGTTCGCCTGCAGCGCATCGCTGGAGAAACCAGCAACACCCTCCTGCTCAAGCTCGAGGGTAACAATCCAGCAGGCTCCGTGAAGGACCGCCCGGCACTGTCGATGATCGCGCGCGCCGAACTGCGCGGCCAGATCAAGCCCGGCGACACCCTGATCGAAGCTACCTCCGGAAATACCGGTATAGCCCTGGCCATGGCGGCAGCGATCAAGGGCTACAAGATGATCCTGATCATGCCCGACAACTCCACCGCGGAGCGCAAGGCAGCGATGACTGCCTACGGTGCCGAGCTGATCCTTGTGACCAAGGAAGAGGGGATGGAAGGTGCCCGCGACCTGGCCGAGAAGCTGCAGGCCGAAGGCCGCGGTCTTGTGCTGGACCAGTTCGCCAACGGCGACAACCCGATTGCTCACTACAACAGCACCGGCCCGGAAATCTGGCAGCAGACCCAGGGCACCATCACGCATTTCGTCAGCTCCATGGGCACCACCGGCACCATCATGGGTTGCTCGCAGTACCTCAAGGAGCAGAATCCGGCCGTGCAGATCGTTGGCCTGCAACCGATGGAAGGCTCGGCCATTCCGGGCATCCGCCGCTGGCCCGAGCAGTACCTGCCGAAAATCTTCGATGCCACCCGCGTTGACCGCGTCATGGACATGTCCCAGCAAGAAGCTGAAGACACCATGCGCCGCCTTGCCCGCGAAGAGGGCATTTTCTGCGGCGTGTCTTCCGGTGGTGCGGTGGCAGCCATGCTGCGCCTGTCCCAGGAAGTGGAAAACGCGGTAATGGTCGCGATCATTTGCGACCGTGGCGACCGTTACCTGTCCACCGGCCTGTTCGACCCGAGCTAA
- a CDS encoding META domain-containing protein has product MKNLLTGALIATGLLGCATEPSKLQLERSYVLEWIGERPLIDYSHLTLTLASDGRAYGNAGCNHWFAQYTLDGEHLSFGKVGKTRKLCAPALMEQEKRFLQALETVQRWDVSPVEQLRFWPAEGKPLRFWPEEG; this is encoded by the coding sequence GTGAAGAATCTGCTGACCGGCGCCCTGATTGCCACCGGCCTGCTCGGCTGCGCAACCGAACCTTCGAAGCTGCAACTGGAGCGCAGCTATGTGCTGGAGTGGATCGGTGAACGGCCGCTGATCGACTACAGCCACCTGACACTGACGCTGGCCAGTGACGGCCGGGCCTATGGCAATGCGGGCTGCAACCATTGGTTCGCCCAGTACACGCTGGACGGCGAGCACCTGAGCTTCGGCAAGGTCGGCAAGACCCGCAAGCTTTGCGCGCCGGCGTTGATGGAGCAGGAAAAGCGCTTCCTGCAGGCGCTGGAGACGGTGCAGCGCTGGGATGTGTCCCCTGTAGAGCAGTTGCGCTTCTGGCCGGCCGAAGGCAAGCCCCTGCGGTTCTGGCCCGAAGAGGGCTAA
- a CDS encoding response regulator transcription factor, translating to MNPVTINTSSILAIEDDPVLGAYLHEELQRGGFAVTWCRNGLEGLETAGRQDFDVVLMDILLPGLNGLDALAQLRRRSATPVILMSALGAEADRINGFQRGADDYLPKPFSMVELQVRIEAILRRVALERRHQPPSGIACGELWFDETVCDVSFGGRQAGLTPSEYRLFDLLNRNVDEVLSKPFLYQQVLQRGYSRHDRSLDMHVSQIRRKLKGIGYLERQIRTVWGKGYVLSAGEAE from the coding sequence ATGAATCCCGTAACTATTAATACTTCCAGCATCCTCGCCATCGAGGATGACCCGGTGCTGGGTGCCTACCTGCACGAAGAACTGCAGCGCGGCGGCTTTGCGGTGACCTGGTGCCGCAACGGCCTGGAAGGCCTGGAAACCGCCGGTCGTCAGGACTTCGACGTGGTCCTGATGGATATTCTGCTGCCCGGGCTCAACGGTCTTGATGCCCTGGCCCAGCTGCGTCGACGCAGCGCCACGCCGGTTATCCTGATGTCGGCGTTAGGTGCCGAGGCCGACCGCATCAATGGCTTCCAGCGCGGTGCCGACGATTACCTGCCCAAGCCTTTCAGCATGGTCGAGCTGCAGGTGCGCATCGAGGCCATCCTGCGCCGCGTCGCGCTGGAGCGTCGTCATCAGCCGCCATCGGGTATTGCCTGCGGCGAGCTGTGGTTCGACGAGACGGTTTGCGATGTCAGCTTCGGTGGCCGGCAGGCAGGCCTCACCCCTAGCGAGTATCGCCTGTTCGATCTCCTCAACCGCAACGTCGACGAGGTGCTGAGCAAGCCTTTTCTCTACCAGCAGGTGCTGCAACGGGGCTATTCGCGGCATGACCGTAGCCTGGACATGCACGTCAGCCAGATCCGCCGCAAGCTCAAAGGCATCGGCTACCTGGAGCGGCAGATCCGCACCGTGTGGGGCAAGGGTTACGTGCTCAGTGCCGGTGAAGCGGAGTAG
- a CDS encoding sensor histidine kinase: MLDRHSLFWKLAILLVGFCLLMIGLSYTWGRHMETQNAYLDEPARQVLRSYAGEAEAAWRSGGRTGLDQWVAAMHQRERGWIGVLDSNLQPLASTALGPEIMQRLTRLRGVDWPMSRRSTDQPWLRIPFPGAPEQGMLVMVLPERFNPGQYRVLWRVLTNGVIPGLFTLLLCVGLYRMLIVPLNQLREQANAWRADQLSARLDARTTARHDELGELARAFDQMAERLQGTVAMQQQLLRDLSHEMRTPLSRLRVACDGETDLQRLRERLGREVDCMQQLVENTLQLAWQDAERAPMNLEPIQVQALWDLLAEDASYESGWSPERLRCELPADCWVQGNLNHLAQALENMLRNAIRHSPENGVVQLAGQREGSHWRLWLEDQGGGVATEDLERIFAPFTRLDGSRPGDGGFGLGLSIARSAIQRQGGTLWAENGKRGLKLCMRLPLHLPAPSLQPPPPQTLPTA; this comes from the coding sequence ATGCTGGACCGTCACTCGCTGTTCTGGAAGCTGGCCATCCTGCTGGTAGGTTTCTGCCTGCTGATGATCGGTCTGAGTTACACCTGGGGCCGGCATATGGAAACCCAGAATGCCTACCTCGATGAGCCTGCCCGCCAAGTGCTGCGCAGCTATGCCGGGGAGGCCGAGGCGGCCTGGCGCAGTGGTGGCCGCACCGGGCTGGACCAGTGGGTTGCGGCCATGCACCAGCGTGAGCGCGGCTGGATAGGCGTGCTCGATAGCAATCTGCAGCCCCTTGCCAGCACCGCCCTCGGCCCCGAGATCATGCAGCGGCTCACGCGCCTGCGCGGTGTCGACTGGCCCATGAGCCGGCGCAGTACTGACCAGCCCTGGCTGCGCATACCGTTTCCGGGGGCACCGGAGCAGGGCATGCTGGTGATGGTGCTGCCCGAACGTTTCAACCCTGGCCAGTACCGGGTGCTGTGGCGGGTGTTGACCAACGGTGTGATTCCCGGGTTGTTCACCTTGCTGCTGTGTGTCGGCCTGTACCGCATGCTGATCGTGCCGCTCAACCAGTTGCGCGAGCAGGCCAATGCCTGGCGTGCCGACCAGCTGTCGGCGCGGCTGGACGCACGCACCACCGCCCGGCATGACGAACTGGGCGAGCTGGCCCGCGCCTTCGACCAGATGGCCGAACGGCTGCAGGGCACGGTGGCCATGCAACAGCAGTTGCTGCGTGATTTGTCCCATGAAATGCGCACACCGCTGAGCCGGTTGCGGGTGGCCTGCGACGGTGAAACCGACCTTCAGCGCCTGCGCGAGCGCCTGGGGCGCGAGGTGGACTGTATGCAGCAGTTGGTCGAGAACACCTTGCAGCTTGCCTGGCAGGATGCCGAGCGTGCGCCGATGAACCTTGAGCCTATCCAAGTGCAGGCCCTGTGGGACCTGCTGGCAGAGGATGCCAGTTACGAAAGCGGCTGGTCCCCCGAACGCCTGCGCTGCGAACTGCCAGCCGACTGCTGGGTGCAGGGCAACCTGAATCATCTGGCTCAGGCGTTGGAAAACATGCTGCGCAATGCGATCCGCCACTCCCCGGAAAACGGCGTGGTGCAGCTGGCCGGGCAGCGTGAAGGTAGCCATTGGCGCCTGTGGCTGGAAGATCAGGGCGGTGGTGTGGCTACCGAGGATCTGGAGCGCATCTTCGCCCCCTTCACCCGGCTCGATGGCTCGCGCCCCGGCGACGGCGGTTTCGGCCTGGGCCTGAGCATCGCCCGCAGTGCGATCCAGCGTCAGGGCGGCACCCTGTGGGCAGAGAACGGCAAACGCGGTCTAAAGCTCTGCATGCGCCTACCGCTGCACCTCCCCGCGCCATCTCTGCAACCCCCGCCCCCACAAACGCTACCCACAGCTTGA
- the rlmD gene encoding 23S rRNA (uracil(1939)-C(5))-methyltransferase RlmD has protein sequence MSRKKSNSGLRFQPAGGNRTPQVPVGKKQRLDIERLAGDGRGIAFHDGRTWFVSGALAGEAVEARVLNARGKVVEARLERVLQASAERRQAPCRHYERCGGCNLQHLPHQAQLALKQRTLAEQLQRVAGVQPQEWAAPLSGPEFGYRRRARVAVRWDVKARQLEVGFRAEASQDIVAIDDCAVLVQPLQSIVRHLPTVLRSLSKPQAIGHVELFSGTAEALLVRHVAPLPADDLARLQAFCNEAKAQLWLQGEGEPVSVEAGAKLGFTLEPWQLELAWRPGDFVQVNAQVNTAMVEQALAWLAPQADERVLDLFCGLGNFALPLARQAREVVAVEGVQAMVDRAAANARNNNVHNARFFQADLSQPLAGAGWAAEGFSAVLLDPPRDGAFEVVQSIARLKATRLVYVSCNPATLARDAQVLVGQGYRLKRAGILDMFPQTAHVEAMALFEAG, from the coding sequence ATGTCCAGAAAGAAAAGCAACAGCGGCCTGCGCTTCCAGCCAGCCGGTGGTAACCGCACGCCCCAGGTACCCGTGGGCAAAAAGCAGCGTCTGGACATCGAGCGCCTTGCCGGTGACGGCCGTGGCATCGCCTTCCACGACGGGCGGACCTGGTTCGTCAGCGGCGCCCTGGCCGGTGAGGCGGTCGAGGCGCGGGTGCTCAATGCCCGTGGCAAGGTGGTCGAGGCGCGCCTGGAGCGTGTGCTGCAGGCCAGCGCCGAGCGCCGCCAGGCGCCGTGCCGCCATTACGAGCGTTGTGGTGGCTGCAACTTGCAGCACCTGCCGCATCAGGCGCAGCTGGCGCTCAAGCAGCGAACCCTGGCCGAACAGCTGCAACGGGTGGCCGGGGTGCAACCGCAAGAATGGGCGGCGCCATTGAGCGGGCCGGAATTCGGCTATCGGAGGCGGGCGCGTGTGGCCGTGCGCTGGGATGTCAAAGCGCGTCAGCTGGAAGTAGGGTTCCGTGCCGAGGCCAGTCAGGACATCGTCGCCATCGACGACTGCGCCGTGCTGGTACAGCCTTTGCAGTCCATCGTGCGGCATTTGCCTACGGTGCTGCGTTCGTTGAGCAAGCCCCAGGCCATCGGCCACGTCGAGCTGTTCAGCGGCACGGCCGAAGCGTTGCTGGTACGCCATGTGGCACCGTTGCCGGCCGATGACCTGGCGCGTCTGCAGGCATTCTGCAACGAGGCCAAGGCCCAGCTGTGGCTGCAGGGCGAAGGCGAACCGGTGTCGGTGGAGGCTGGCGCGAAGCTAGGCTTCACCTTGGAGCCGTGGCAGCTGGAACTGGCCTGGCGCCCGGGCGATTTCGTTCAGGTCAACGCCCAGGTCAATACTGCAATGGTCGAGCAGGCCCTGGCCTGGCTCGCTCCGCAGGCCGACGAGCGTGTGCTCGACCTGTTCTGTGGCCTGGGCAATTTCGCCCTGCCGCTGGCCCGCCAGGCACGGGAAGTGGTGGCGGTTGAGGGTGTGCAGGCGATGGTGGACCGGGCTGCGGCCAATGCCCGAAACAACAATGTGCATAACGCACGGTTTTTTCAGGCCGATTTATCCCAGCCTTTGGCGGGCGCCGGATGGGCCGCCGAGGGCTTTTCTGCGGTACTCTTGGATCCACCGCGCGACGGTGCTTTCGAGGTGGTGCAAAGCATCGCACGCCTCAAGGCCACGCGGCTGGTTTATGTATCATGCAACCCGGCCACACTGGCGCGAGACGCCCAGGTGCTGGTCGGCCAGGGGTACCGGTTAAAAAGGGCCGGGATTCTCGACATGTTTCCTCAGACGGCGCATGTCGAGGCCATGGCGTTATTCGAAGCGGGCTAG